In the Wyeomyia smithii strain HCP4-BCI-WySm-NY-G18 chromosome 2, ASM2978416v1, whole genome shotgun sequence genome, one interval contains:
- the LOC129723593 gene encoding uncharacterized protein LOC129723593: MNRVIVLLALVTLARALSIDDRGLDININVEKNSNLYHHGRVSSFEYGLDVVKQVDHHFQHKVKGEDGVTYGCYGFVDPDGKPHLVHYVSDLRGYRVVPPNHATKIYIDRLEKSIDNVYQASIAKDVQWKDLFFPPACKTLAAELENQAPPTTRRPTTPRPTTPRPTTPRPTTTTAAPLEPEFGDSSNVHEAFAVRQEPGSCSRVCDELRVELQDIKSKLKTLIDSLSDNKAQRNRPLSGNSSYAYFPVLLSDRPPEGFDARSGKYALPVFAQQTCGNY; the protein is encoded by the exons CTGGCCTTAGTCACACTGGCTCGGGCGCTTTCGATCGACGATCGCGGTCTGGACATCAACATTAATGTGGAGAAAAATTCGAATCTGTACCACCACGGTCGGGTCAGCTCCTTCGAGTACGGACTGGATGTCGTTAAACAGGTGGATCACCATTTCCAGCATAAGGTCAAGGGCGAGGATGGCGTAACCTACGGGTGCTACGGATTCGTCGATCCCGATGGAAAGCCACACCTGGTGCATTATGTGTCCGATTTGAGAGGGTACCGTGTGGTTCCACCGAATCATGCTACGAAAATTTACATCGACCGATTGGAAAAGAGCAT AGACAATGTCTATCAAGCTTCCATTGCAAAGGATGTTCAGTGGAAGGATTTATTCTTCCCACCGGCATGTAAAACCTTGGCTGCAGAACTCGAGAACCAGGCTCCCCCTACTACTAGGCGACCAACAACGCCACGTCCAACCACACCACGCCCAACTACTCCGCGTCCTACGACAACGACCGCTGCCCCATTGGAGCCCGAGTTCGGTGATTCGAGCAACGTGCACGAAGCCTTCGCAGTTCGCCAGGAGCCAGGTTCGTGTTCTCGGGTGTGCGACGAACTGAGGGTTGAATTGCAGGACATTAAATCTAAATTGAAGACTCTGATTGATTCGCTGAGCGATAACAAGGCGCAACGAAACAGACCACTTAGTGGAAATAGCTCGTATGCCTATTTCCCGGTTTTACTGAGCGACAGGCCGCCGGAGGGATTCGATGCACGGTCAGGAAAGTACGCGCTGCCGGTGTTCGCACAGCAGACGTGTGGCAATTATTAG